The nucleotide window TGAGTAAAGTCCACATGGTTGCATACATTGATCAAGCATTCACTAGcgaaaaatgaaaaaagatgaagaGTTTGATCGGTATGTTAAAGCATACATAGTGCACGTGGTCGATGGATTATTTGTGGTAGATAAGTCTGGGAGTCTCTGCCACTTAATGCATTTACCATTGCTGGAGGACCTTGCTAGAGTTCGCACATACAATTGAGGGTTTGTGGTGTTGGCATTCCTTTATCAGGAGCTTAATTAGCAAAACCCTCAACCCGCTTATGGAGTCTAAAAAACTCCACTAGTTGTGTATCAaaaaatttttcatatattttaaggGATGATATTTGGCACACTTCTAATGAAGTTTTTAGACTCCACAAGTAGGAATAGGGGTTAACAAATGTCCTATAGGATATAATAAGGGTTAGTAATTTGTACACTCATAGTGTACGTTTTTTATTCTACAAGCAGTCCTAAAAAATTGCCATgcgtattttttatttaatatttattttttactattatattacaCATTTATAGGACACTTGTCAACTTTTTAACCCTCCTTGTAGAGTTTAAAGACTCCATTAAGAGTGTATCTAATATTATtctatagtaaaatattaaaaaaaaaaagagatatatgacaaatttttaaaattaccatcAAATACTAtcacatattttaaatattatatacaaTAAACGGGGTAAGAGAAGTATATTATAATTGAAGATGTTTTAAGGTacgttttgattagttgaaataAAAAGTGTGATAAATGTTATAAGAAGACGTCCATCCCACTTGACATTGAGAGATACACAAAGAGTAATTCAAAAGCCGACATTGCTGACCACCGGCCCCATCAACCTAAAAACAAACAAATATGGACTTTTTCCAAAGtcaaatcctcccccttttcttCTATATAAACATAGCCCTTTCCTCTTGGTTGTTTCCTCTTGTATATCATCCAAATTATCTTTAATTCTTTCGTCTCTTTCTCTTTTGATTCATCATATAATAATGGGGAATTCCATATCTCCATGTTTTCATCCCAATCCAAGGTCTTCAGTGAAACTCATCTTCTGGGAAGGAAATACAAGAATCCTCACTGGAAAACACATCGCCGGCGAGGTCATGTTTGAGTTTCCCGACAAGATGGTTTGCCATGCAGACTCTTTCTTCATCGGTCACCCCATCCCAGTGTTAGGCATTGACGACGACCTCATGCCTGGTCAAACTTACTTTGTTCTTCCCCTCGATCGATTTCCATGCATGAACGTATTGTCAGCATCTTCTCTTGCTGCCTTAAAGTCTAGTCCTAAACCTGCTCCCATCAACTTCGGGGACTGCCCTTTCGAATACGTCAAAGGTTCAAATGGTAGGGTTCTGATCAAGGTTTTGCCTGAGTTTATAACAAGCTTGATACATGGAAGCAAAGAAGAAGGAAGTGAGAATAGTTTCCTTTGCAGCACACCGGAGTTGAAGAAGCATTACGACATGCTTGTTGGATCAAAAGAACAAGTTTGGTCGCCAAAACTTGAGACGATTTCAGAGTACAAGATTAGGTTTTCCCCTTGCAGGTTCATAGGGCTGGAGTGGAAACAAAAGGAGAaccaaatttattaatttattatagaCGATTAAAAACTCATTTGTCATGTCAACTCCTCAAATAATTATCTTAATTTCTAAATTCATAATCATAGATAGAGGTCCTTTGATTAACTGTGTCCTTTTAACATGGTGTATGCCACTAGTTGTAAAAACCTTTTAATTCCATTTTCATTGTCAATACAAAGAAATGTTATTGAAATTAGAGATTTTTCTTTGGGGTTCAACATTCATCTTAAATTAAATTTGCTTCTAAGTGTTTCATTAACTTCATCATTTTATCTTAACAGTC belongs to Gossypium arboreum isolate Shixiya-1 chromosome 7, ASM2569848v2, whole genome shotgun sequence and includes:
- the LOC108487660 gene encoding uncharacterized protein LOC108487660 — protein: MGNSISPCFHPNPRSSVKLIFWEGNTRILTGKHIAGEVMFEFPDKMVCHADSFFIGHPIPVLGIDDDLMPGQTYFVLPLDRFPCMNVLSASSLAALKSSPKPAPINFGDCPFEYVKGSNGRVLIKVLPEFITSLIHGSKEEGSENSFLCSTPELKKHYDMLVGSKEQVWSPKLETISEYKIRFSPCRFIGLEWKQKENQIY